A genome region from Bacteroidota bacterium includes the following:
- a CDS encoding UDP-N-acetylmuramoyl-tripeptide--D-alanyl-D-alanine ligase, with product MITENIYRIFLQHPFVSTDTRSIIPGCIFFALKGGNFDGNKFADDALKKGAAFAVIDNKTFLKNEKTILVDDVLRSLQQLANHHRRELGKNKLKVLALTGSNGKTTTKELIARVLAKKFRTHFTNGNLNNHIGVPLTLLQLKKEHQFAVIEMGANHLGEIELLSSIAEPDFGLITNIGLAHLEGFGGAEGVLKGKTELFDDLRKRNARLNDKVGQGVAFVFSDDEQIVKRAQGLKVVTYGVSENASVNGKIISSDPFVKFIWKTKEISSHEVATHLTGEYNLPNLLAACAVGNYFGIPANEIDDAIADYIPDINRSQMEKRGTNTFILDYYNANPSSMEAAITNLAKMKAEHKILLLGDMFELGEESAKEHQRIVDLIGEKLILRQAQDVKVVFVGKHFAATKDDFRGIRVNDSVAAGEWLKKENPQNSLILIKGSRGMKMEVVADSR from the coding sequence GTGATAACAGAAAATATTTATAGAATATTTCTTCAGCATCCTTTCGTTTCGACAGACACGAGGAGTATTATTCCGGGTTGTATCTTCTTTGCTTTGAAGGGTGGGAATTTTGACGGAAATAAATTTGCAGATGATGCGCTGAAAAAAGGTGCTGCGTTCGCCGTGATCGATAACAAAACTTTTCTCAAAAATGAAAAGACGATCCTGGTTGATGATGTTCTCCGTTCGCTCCAGCAATTGGCGAATCATCACCGCCGGGAGTTGGGAAAAAATAAGCTGAAAGTACTTGCACTCACCGGCAGCAATGGAAAGACCACCACGAAAGAATTGATAGCGCGCGTTCTCGCGAAAAAATTTCGCACACACTTCACCAATGGAAATCTGAATAATCACATCGGAGTTCCACTCACTTTATTGCAATTGAAAAAAGAACACCAGTTTGCTGTGATTGAAATGGGCGCGAATCATTTGGGAGAAATTGAGTTACTGAGTTCGATCGCCGAACCTGATTTCGGATTGATCACCAACATCGGGCTTGCCCATCTCGAAGGATTCGGCGGAGCGGAAGGCGTACTGAAAGGGAAAACAGAATTGTTTGATGATCTCAGAAAGAGAAATGCCCGCCTGAATGACAAAGTCGGGCAGGGTGTTGCTTTTGTTTTTTCAGATGATGAACAAATTGTGAAACGCGCGCAAGGATTGAAAGTAGTCACGTATGGAGTTTCTGAAAATGCTTCAGTAAATGGAAAAATTATTAGCAGCGATCCGTTCGTGAAATTCATTTGGAAGACAAAAGAAATTTCTTCGCACGAAGTGGCCACTCATCTCACCGGCGAATACAATCTTCCGAATTTGCTGGCGGCTTGTGCTGTGGGAAATTATTTTGGAATTCCTGCGAATGAAATTGATGATGCGATCGCGGATTATATTCCGGATATAAATCGATCGCAAATGGAAAAACGGGGGACGAATACATTCATCCTTGATTATTACAATGCGAATCCGTCGAGCATGGAAGCGGCGATCACTAATCTTGCAAAGATGAAAGCGGAGCATAAAATTCTGTTGCTTGGAGATATGTTTGAACTCGGCGAAGAAAGTGCGAAAGAACATCAGCGCATAGTGGATCTTATTGGAGAAAAGTTGATCCTTCGACAAGCTCAGGACGTAAAAGTTGTATTTGTTGGAAAACACTTTGCGGCGACGAAAGATGATTTCAGAGGAATACGTGTGAATGATTCTGTTGCCGCCGGCGAGTGGTTGAAGAAAGAGAATCCTCAGAATAGTTTGATACTGATCAAGGGTTCGAGAGGAATGAAGATGGAAGTTGTCGCGGATTCACGCTAA
- a CDS encoding anhydro-N-acetylmuramic acid kinase translates to MENKTFVVGIMSGTSLDGMDICLTEFSENAGKWNYKILAAETISYSEKWLENLKRAERSSGAALMELHEEYGIFIGETVNSFLEKNKIKKPVLISSHGHTIYHRPDAGYTFQLGDGKKIHALCKIPVVSDFRSGDVALGGQGAPLVPIGDKLLFGEYDLCLNLGGFANISFEKNNKRIAFDICPVNYVLNFLAKRTGKNFDENGKLSSSGKAIPGLIEKLNSLSFYQQPPPKSLGREWVEQNIFPLLDTKYKTEDLLCTFTEHIAQQLSYHCRKGKLLLTGGGTHNDFLVEQIKEKCKTEIIIPDQLTIDFKEALIFALLGLLRMKNEINILSSVTGAQRDSCGGELFS, encoded by the coding sequence TTGGAAAATAAAACCTTTGTCGTCGGAATCATGTCGGGCACTTCGCTCGATGGAATGGACATTTGCCTTACTGAATTTTCTGAAAATGCCGGAAAATGGAATTACAAAATCCTTGCTGCCGAAACTATTTCTTATTCTGAAAAGTGGCTTGAAAATTTAAAACGTGCTGAACGGTCGAGTGGCGCTGCGCTGATGGAATTGCATGAAGAATACGGAATTTTCATTGGAGAAACGGTAAATTCATTCTTGGAAAAAAATAAAATAAAAAAACCGGTTCTGATTTCTTCGCACGGCCACACTATTTATCACCGGCCGGATGCAGGTTACACTTTCCAGCTTGGTGATGGAAAAAAAATTCATGCGCTCTGTAAAATTCCAGTCGTGAGCGATTTCCGTTCGGGCGATGTTGCATTGGGCGGACAAGGCGCGCCGCTCGTTCCTATTGGTGATAAATTACTTTTCGGCGAATACGATCTTTGTCTGAATCTCGGCGGCTTTGCGAATATTTCATTTGAGAAAAATAATAAACGAATTGCGTTTGATATTTGCCCGGTAAATTATGTTTTGAATTTTCTTGCGAAAAGAACCGGAAAGAATTTTGATGAGAACGGAAAACTTTCTTCTTCGGGAAAAGCCATTCCCGGATTAATTGAGAAATTGAATTCGCTTTCATTTTACCAACAGCCACCGCCGAAATCATTGGGCAGAGAATGGGTGGAACAGAATATTTTTCCTTTGCTGGATACGAAATATAAAACGGAAGATCTTCTTTGCACATTCACTGAACATATTGCGCAACAGCTTTCTTATCATTGCAGGAAGGGAAAATTACTGCTTACGGGCGGAGGCACGCACAATGATTTCCTGGTTGAACAAATAAAAGAAAAATGTAAAACAGAAATCATCATTCCGGATCAGCTAACAATCGATTTTAAAGAGGCGCTGATATTCGCCCTGCTTGGATTATTGAGAATGAAAAATGAAATAAATATTCTCTCAAGTGTTACCGGTGCGCAGAGAGACAGTTGTGGCGGGGAACTTTTTTCATAG
- a CDS encoding acyl-CoA dehydrogenase, giving the protein MNFELSEEHLMIQKAARDFAHNELKKGVIERDEHQKFPKEQVKMMGELGFLGMMVDPKYGGGGMDTISYVLAMEEISKIDASCSVIMSVNNSLVCWGIQEFGTEEQKQKYLIPLAKGEIIGAFCLSEPEAGSDATSQKTTAKDCGDYYLLNGTKNWITNGGSASVYLVIAQTDIDKGHKGINAFIVEKGMPGFVVGPKENKMGIRASDTHSLMFTDVKVPKANRIGEDGFGFKFAMKTLTGGRIGIASQALGIASGAYELALAYSKERKAFGKTINQHQAIAFKLADMATEIDAARLLCLKAAWHKDMHMDYTISSAMAKLYASRVAMWVTTEAVQVHGGYGYVKEYHVERLMRDAKITQIYEGTTEVQKIVISRGILG; this is encoded by the coding sequence TTGAATTTTGAACTTTCCGAAGAACATTTGATGATTCAAAAAGCGGCGCGCGATTTTGCACACAATGAATTGAAGAAAGGTGTCATCGAACGCGACGAACATCAGAAATTTCCAAAAGAACAGGTGAAGATGATGGGTGAACTCGGTTTTCTCGGAATGATGGTCGATCCGAAATATGGCGGTGGCGGAATGGATACAATCTCGTACGTGCTTGCCATGGAAGAAATTTCTAAAATAGATGCGTCCTGCTCCGTGATCATGTCGGTAAATAATTCACTCGTGTGCTGGGGAATCCAGGAATTCGGAACCGAAGAACAGAAACAGAAATATTTAATTCCGCTTGCAAAAGGAGAAATCATCGGCGCATTCTGTTTGTCAGAACCGGAAGCAGGATCGGATGCAACTTCACAGAAAACAACAGCGAAAGATTGCGGCGATTATTATTTGCTTAACGGAACAAAGAACTGGATCACCAATGGAGGAAGCGCTTCCGTTTATCTCGTGATCGCGCAAACCGATATTGACAAAGGACACAAAGGCATCAACGCATTCATCGTGGAAAAAGGAATGCCGGGATTTGTTGTCGGCCCAAAAGAAAATAAAATGGGAATCCGGGCGAGCGACACGCATTCACTTATGTTCACCGATGTGAAAGTTCCGAAAGCAAATCGAATTGGCGAAGACGGATTCGGTTTCAAATTCGCAATGAAAACTTTGACTGGCGGAAGAATTGGTATCGCATCACAAGCGCTCGGTATCGCATCAGGCGCGTACGAACTCGCGCTCGCGTATTCGAAAGAAAGAAAAGCTTTTGGAAAAACTATCAATCAACACCAGGCCATCGCATTCAAACTCGCAGACATGGCTACTGAAATTGATGCAGCGCGATTGTTGTGTTTGAAAGCAGCTTGGCATAAAGACATGCACATGGATTATACCATCTCATCTGCGATGGCGAAGTTGTATGCATCACGCGTTGCGATGTGGGTGACTACAGAAGCGGTGCAAGTGCATGGCGGATACGGTTACGTAAAAGAATATCACGTAGAGCGTTTGATGCGCGATGCAAAAATTACACAGATCTACGAAGGAACAACGGAGGTGCAGAAGATCGTTATCTCGAGAGGGATCCTGGGATAA